The proteins below are encoded in one region of Girardinichthys multiradiatus isolate DD_20200921_A chromosome 19, DD_fGirMul_XY1, whole genome shotgun sequence:
- the jade1 gene encoding protein Jade-1 isoform X2 translates to MRSCSPCLVTSSPGAVALCLCMWNAGQAELTAKAALHIKLKNRLASLGRALVLMPELHRQKMMKRSRHPSSSDDSDNGSNSTCWSQHSSQHRRGSGQKPSEVFRTDLITAMKLHDSYQLNPEDYYVLADPWRQEWEKGVQVPVSPQSIPQPMTRVLAEKGKEVMFIRPKKLIRTSGSEALGYVDIRTLAEGMCRYDLNEEDVAWLQIINEEFAQMALPLLDENTMERVMEEFEHCCHENMTHAMETEEGLGIEYDEDVVCDVCQSPDGEDNNEMVFCDKCNICVHQACYGIQKVPKGSWLCRICALGILPKCQLCPKKGGAMKPTRSGTKWVHVSCALWIPEVSIGNPEKMEPITNVSHIPSNRWALICCLCKEKTGACIQCSAKNCRTAFHVTCALHANLEMNTILTEDDEVKFKSYCPKHSGIQGTEPNHHDSGDEEEKVEARDRKERVDSDQEELNSRQQEKRVNLRKLKLQEMEEEFYQFVDVEEVAKNLKLPAEVVDFVYQYWKLKRKANFNQQLLTPKKDEEESLARHEQEVLLRRLQLFTHLRQDLERVRNLTYMVTRREKLKRSLCKVQEQIFQHQVRLLDHELLNGDPSAKDLENLLTLGSLSSHGTQSGSSCSNSSLKSKRSLLKRERRKSSSDSPNVLKKDNQCNLPESKDHKTSRIKEAVATEAAGEAKVQKSEVSEEKPVIKHPKPEVIQERASIKLHKPESRKGPRREAPGPEHEVLTSHKQDPEQEERGRKRRSDVSESFTCQLKNKFSSKHLDKTVSIRLVDIRNSDSDEYLFDDGMARRSRTSQEVTPNTKFKAGMVSDSSKTNSWLRKSLDSSSHAPNGSVSGHLKGWGRFRIPKRTTLKEQEREDLEQSNSLLKPLPNTPGPAYPRTRLRTVPEAEGYSPDSKAAEGELEPCLKRCHSHELRGDSSLGRRYGSDIIRRGVLAS, encoded by the exons GTAATTCAACCTGCTGGTCTCAGCATTCATCACAGCACCGGAGGGGAAGCGGGCAGAAACCCTCTGAG gtttttaggACAGACTTGATCACAGCTATGAAACTGCACGACTCGTATCAACTGAATCCTGAGGATTACTACGTCCTGGCTGATCCATGGAGGCAGGAGTGGGAGAAAGGTGTCCAGGTCCCTGTAAGCCCCCAGTCCATTCCTCAGCCCATGACCAG GGTattagcagaaaaaggaaaggaGGTCATGTTCATCAGACCTAAGAAGCTGATCCGGACATCAGGCTCAGAGGCGCTGGGCTATGTGGACATCCGAACACTGGCAGAGGGGATGTGCCGCTATGACCTGAACGAAGAAGACGTGGCTTGGCTGCAGATCATAAACGAGGAATTTGCACAGATGG CTCTGCCGCTGCTAGATGAGAACACAATGGAACGAGTTATGGAGGAGTTTGAACACTGCTGTCACGAAAACATGACGCACGCTATGGAGACGGAGGAGGGGCTGGGCATCGAGTACGACGAGGACGTGGTGTGTGACGTTTGTCAGTCGCCAGATGGAGAGGACAACAATGAGATGGTGTTCTGCGATAAGTGTAACATCTGTGTTCATCAG GCGTGTTACGGCATCCAGAAAGTCCCTAAAGGCAGCTGGCTGTGTAGGATCTGTGCACTTGGCATCCTCCCAAAGTGCCAGTTATGTCCTAAGAAGGGCGGAGCCATGAAGCCAACCAGAAGTGGAACCAAGTGGGTTCATGTCAGCTGTGCCTTGTGGATCCCAGAG GTGAGCATTGGGAATCCAGAGAAGATGGAGCCGATCACCAATGTGTCCCACATTCCCAGCAATAGATGGGCTCTGATCTGCTGTCTGTGTAAGGAGAAGACAGGAGCCTGCATACAG TGCTCTGCAAAAAACTGCAGGACTGCCTTCCATGTGACCTGTGCTCTCCATGCCAACCTGGAAATGAACACCATCCTTACTGAGGACGACGAGGTCAAGTTCAAATCGTACTGCCCCAAACACTCTGGGATCCAAGGTACCGAACCTAACCACCACGACTCGGGGGACGAGGAGGAGAAGGTGGAGGCGAGAGATCGGAAAGAGAGGGTGGACAGCGATCAGGAGGAGCTGAACAGCCGCCAGCAGGAGAAGAGGGTCAACCTTCGCAAGCTGAAGCTGCAGGAGATGGAAGAAGAGTTCTACCAGTTTGTGGATGTAGAGGAGGTGGCCAAAAACCTGAAGCTTCCAGCGGAGGTAGTCGACTTCGTCTACCAGTACTGGAAGCTGAAACGCAAAGCCAACTTTAACCAGCAGCTCCTCACTCCGAAGAAAGACGAAGAGGAGAGCCTGGCTCGCCATGAGCAGGAGGTGCTGCTGCGCCGCCTGCAGCTCTTCACCCACCTTAGACAGGACCTGGAGAGG GTCCGTAACCTGACCTACATGGTGACCCGGAGAGAGAAGCTGAAGCGCTCGTTGTGTAAAGTCCAGGAACAGATTTTCCAGCACCAGGTCCGACTGCTTGACCACGAGCTGCTCAACG GTGATCCCTCTGCAAAGGACCTAGAGAACCTGTTGACCCTGGGTTCTTTATCCTCTCATGGTACCCAGTCTGGCTCCTCCTGCAGTAACTCCAGTCTAAAGAGCAAACGAAGCTTGCTGAAGCGGGAAAGGAGGAAAAGCTCGTCAGACTCACCAAATGTTCTCAAGAAGGACAATCAGTGCAACCTGCCGGAGAGTAAGGATCACAAAACCTCCCGAATCAAAGAGGCTGTGGCCACAGAGGCTGCAGGAGAAGCCAAAGTCCAGAAGTCTGAGGTCAGCGAGGAGAAGCCTGTCATAAAGCACCCGAAGCCCGAGGTTATCCAGGAACGGGCCTCCATCAAGTTGCACAAGCCTGAGAGCAGGAAGGGCCCCAGAAGAGAGGCTCCAGGACCGGAACATGAAGTGCTGACAAGCCACAAACAAGACCCAGAGCAAGAGGAGcgagggaggaagaggaggagtgaTGTGTCGGAGAGCTTCACCTGCCAGCTGAAGAACAAGTTCAGCTCCAAACATCTGGATAAAACCGTGTCTATCAGGCTGGTTGACATCAGGAACTCTGACTCCGACGAGTATTTATTTGATGATGGGATGGCCAGGAGGAGCCGCACTTCACAGGAGGTGACTCCCAACACTAAGTTTAAGGCGGGCATGGTTTCAGACTCCTCCAAAACCAACAGCTGGCTCAGAAAATCCTTGGACAGCAGTTCCCACGCCCCTAACGGATCTGTGTCCGGACATCTGAAAGGCTGGGGGAGGTTCCGAATCCCAAAGAGGACCACGTTAAAGGAGCAGGAGCGGGAGGATCTGGAGCAAAGCAACTCCCTGCTCAAACCGCTCCCCAACACGCCAGGCCCAGCGTACCCCAGAACGCGGCTCCGCACGGTACCGGAGGCCGAGGGCTACAGCCCTGACTCGAAAGCAGCTGAAGGTGAGCTGGAGCCCTGCCTCAAGCGGTGCCACTCCCACGAGCTGAGGGGCGACTCCTCTCTGGGGCGCCGCTACGGCTCTGACATTATCCGCCGAGGCGTGCTGGCCTCCTGA
- the jade1 gene encoding protein Jade-1 isoform X8, whose translation MPELHRQKMMKRSRHPSSSDDSDNGSNSTCWSQHSSQHRRGSGQKPSEVFRTDLITAMKLHDSYQLNPEDYYVLADPWRQEWEKGVQVPVSPQSIPQPMTRVLAEKGKEVMFIRPKKLIRTSGSEALGYVDIRTLAEGMCRYDLNEEDVAWLQIINEEFAQMALPLLDENTMERVMEEFEHCCHENMTHAMETEEGLGIEYDEDVVCDVCQSPDGEDNNEMVFCDKCNICVHQACYGIQKVPKGSWLCRICALGILPKCQLCPKKGGAMKPTRSGTKWVHVSCALWIPEVSIGNPEKMEPITNVSHIPSNRWALICCLCKEKTGACIQCSAKNCRTAFHVTCALHANLEMNTILTEDDEVKFKSYCPKHSGIQGTEPNHHDSGDEEEKVEARDRKERVDSDQEELNSRQQEKRVNLRKLKLQEMEEEFYQFVDVEEVAKNLKLPAEVVDFVYQYWKLKRKANFNQQLLTPKKDEEESLARHEQEVLLRRLQLFTHLRQDLERVRNLTYMVTRREKLKRSLCKVQEQIFQHQVRLLDHELLNGDPSAKDLENLLTLGSLSSHGTQSGSSCSNSSLKSKRSLLKRERRKSSSDSPNVLKKDNQCNLPESKDHKTSRIKEAVATEAAGEAKVQKSEVSEEKPVIKHPKPEVIQERASIKLHKPESRKGPRREAPGPEHEVLTSHKQDPEQEERGRKRRSDVSESFTCQLKNKFSSKHLDKTVSIRLVDIRNSDSDEYLFDDGMARRSRTSQEVTPNTKFKAGMVSDSSKTNSWLRKSLDSSSHAPNGSVSGHLKGWGRFRIPKRTTLKEQEREDLEQSNSLLKPLPNTPGPAYPRTRLRTVPEAEGYSPDSKAAEGELEPCLKRCHSHELRGDSSLGRRYGSDIIRRGVLAS comes from the exons GTAATTCAACCTGCTGGTCTCAGCATTCATCACAGCACCGGAGGGGAAGCGGGCAGAAACCCTCTGAG gtttttaggACAGACTTGATCACAGCTATGAAACTGCACGACTCGTATCAACTGAATCCTGAGGATTACTACGTCCTGGCTGATCCATGGAGGCAGGAGTGGGAGAAAGGTGTCCAGGTCCCTGTAAGCCCCCAGTCCATTCCTCAGCCCATGACCAG GGTattagcagaaaaaggaaaggaGGTCATGTTCATCAGACCTAAGAAGCTGATCCGGACATCAGGCTCAGAGGCGCTGGGCTATGTGGACATCCGAACACTGGCAGAGGGGATGTGCCGCTATGACCTGAACGAAGAAGACGTGGCTTGGCTGCAGATCATAAACGAGGAATTTGCACAGATGG CTCTGCCGCTGCTAGATGAGAACACAATGGAACGAGTTATGGAGGAGTTTGAACACTGCTGTCACGAAAACATGACGCACGCTATGGAGACGGAGGAGGGGCTGGGCATCGAGTACGACGAGGACGTGGTGTGTGACGTTTGTCAGTCGCCAGATGGAGAGGACAACAATGAGATGGTGTTCTGCGATAAGTGTAACATCTGTGTTCATCAG GCGTGTTACGGCATCCAGAAAGTCCCTAAAGGCAGCTGGCTGTGTAGGATCTGTGCACTTGGCATCCTCCCAAAGTGCCAGTTATGTCCTAAGAAGGGCGGAGCCATGAAGCCAACCAGAAGTGGAACCAAGTGGGTTCATGTCAGCTGTGCCTTGTGGATCCCAGAG GTGAGCATTGGGAATCCAGAGAAGATGGAGCCGATCACCAATGTGTCCCACATTCCCAGCAATAGATGGGCTCTGATCTGCTGTCTGTGTAAGGAGAAGACAGGAGCCTGCATACAG TGCTCTGCAAAAAACTGCAGGACTGCCTTCCATGTGACCTGTGCTCTCCATGCCAACCTGGAAATGAACACCATCCTTACTGAGGACGACGAGGTCAAGTTCAAATCGTACTGCCCCAAACACTCTGGGATCCAAGGTACCGAACCTAACCACCACGACTCGGGGGACGAGGAGGAGAAGGTGGAGGCGAGAGATCGGAAAGAGAGGGTGGACAGCGATCAGGAGGAGCTGAACAGCCGCCAGCAGGAGAAGAGGGTCAACCTTCGCAAGCTGAAGCTGCAGGAGATGGAAGAAGAGTTCTACCAGTTTGTGGATGTAGAGGAGGTGGCCAAAAACCTGAAGCTTCCAGCGGAGGTAGTCGACTTCGTCTACCAGTACTGGAAGCTGAAACGCAAAGCCAACTTTAACCAGCAGCTCCTCACTCCGAAGAAAGACGAAGAGGAGAGCCTGGCTCGCCATGAGCAGGAGGTGCTGCTGCGCCGCCTGCAGCTCTTCACCCACCTTAGACAGGACCTGGAGAGG GTCCGTAACCTGACCTACATGGTGACCCGGAGAGAGAAGCTGAAGCGCTCGTTGTGTAAAGTCCAGGAACAGATTTTCCAGCACCAGGTCCGACTGCTTGACCACGAGCTGCTCAACG GTGATCCCTCTGCAAAGGACCTAGAGAACCTGTTGACCCTGGGTTCTTTATCCTCTCATGGTACCCAGTCTGGCTCCTCCTGCAGTAACTCCAGTCTAAAGAGCAAACGAAGCTTGCTGAAGCGGGAAAGGAGGAAAAGCTCGTCAGACTCACCAAATGTTCTCAAGAAGGACAATCAGTGCAACCTGCCGGAGAGTAAGGATCACAAAACCTCCCGAATCAAAGAGGCTGTGGCCACAGAGGCTGCAGGAGAAGCCAAAGTCCAGAAGTCTGAGGTCAGCGAGGAGAAGCCTGTCATAAAGCACCCGAAGCCCGAGGTTATCCAGGAACGGGCCTCCATCAAGTTGCACAAGCCTGAGAGCAGGAAGGGCCCCAGAAGAGAGGCTCCAGGACCGGAACATGAAGTGCTGACAAGCCACAAACAAGACCCAGAGCAAGAGGAGcgagggaggaagaggaggagtgaTGTGTCGGAGAGCTTCACCTGCCAGCTGAAGAACAAGTTCAGCTCCAAACATCTGGATAAAACCGTGTCTATCAGGCTGGTTGACATCAGGAACTCTGACTCCGACGAGTATTTATTTGATGATGGGATGGCCAGGAGGAGCCGCACTTCACAGGAGGTGACTCCCAACACTAAGTTTAAGGCGGGCATGGTTTCAGACTCCTCCAAAACCAACAGCTGGCTCAGAAAATCCTTGGACAGCAGTTCCCACGCCCCTAACGGATCTGTGTCCGGACATCTGAAAGGCTGGGGGAGGTTCCGAATCCCAAAGAGGACCACGTTAAAGGAGCAGGAGCGGGAGGATCTGGAGCAAAGCAACTCCCTGCTCAAACCGCTCCCCAACACGCCAGGCCCAGCGTACCCCAGAACGCGGCTCCGCACGGTACCGGAGGCCGAGGGCTACAGCCCTGACTCGAAAGCAGCTGAAGGTGAGCTGGAGCCCTGCCTCAAGCGGTGCCACTCCCACGAGCTGAGGGGCGACTCCTCTCTGGGGCGCCGCTACGGCTCTGACATTATCCGCCGAGGCGTGCTGGCCTCCTGA
- the jade1 gene encoding protein Jade-1 isoform X4, whose protein sequence is MLYVCLHVLMPELHRQKMMKRSRHPSSSDDSDNGRRKQKERKKGKKRTRVKAKQRDSISVRDRTESRNKRHVWTFEDILAGNSTCWSQHSSQHRRGSGQKPSEVFRTDLITAMKLHDSYQLNPEDYYVLADPWRQEWEKGVQVPVSPQSIPQPMTRVLAEKGKEVMFIRPKKLIRTSGSEALGYVDIRTLAEGMCRYDLNEEDVAWLQIINEEFAQMALPLLDENTMERVMEEFEHCCHENMTHAMETEEGLGIEYDEDVVCDVCQSPDGEDNNEMVFCDKCNICVHQACYGIQKVPKGSWLCRICALGILPKCQLCPKKGGAMKPTRSGTKWVHVSCALWIPEVSIGNPEKMEPITNVSHIPSNRWALICCLCKEKTGACIQCSAKNCRTAFHVTCALHANLEMNTILTEDDEVKFKSYCPKHSGIQGTEPNHHDSGDEEEKVEARDRKERVDSDQEELNSRQQEKRVNLRKLKLQEMEEEFYQFVDVEEVAKNLKLPAEVVDFVYQYWKLKRKANFNQQLLTPKKDEEESLARHEQEVLLRRLQLFTHLRQDLERVRNLTYMVTRREKLKRSLCKVQEQIFQHQVRLLDHELLNGDPSAKDLENLLTLGSLSSHGTQSGSSCSNSSLKSKRSLLKRERRKSSSDSPNVLKKDNQCNLPESKDHKTSRIKEAVATEAAGEAKVQKSEVSEEKPVIKHPKPEVIQERASIKLHKPESRKGPRREAPGPEHEVLTSHKQDPEQEERGRKRRSDVSESFTCQLKNKFSSKHLDKTVSIRLVDIRNSDSDEYLFDDGMARRSRTSQEVTPNTKFKAGMVSDSSKTNSWLRKSLDSSSHAPNGSVSGHLKGWGRFRIPKRTTLKEQEREDLEQSNSLLKPLPNTPGPAYPRTRLRTVPEAEGYSPDSKAAEGELEPCLKRCHSHELRGDSSLGRRYGSDIIRRGVLAS, encoded by the exons GACGTAAACAAAAAGAGAGGAAGAAGGGCAAGAAACGGACAAGGGTAAAAGCAAAGCAAAGGGACAGCATCAGTGTGAGAGACAGGACAGAGAGTAGAAACAAGAGGCATGTTTGGACCTTTGAAGACATCCTGGCAG GTAATTCAACCTGCTGGTCTCAGCATTCATCACAGCACCGGAGGGGAAGCGGGCAGAAACCCTCTGAG gtttttaggACAGACTTGATCACAGCTATGAAACTGCACGACTCGTATCAACTGAATCCTGAGGATTACTACGTCCTGGCTGATCCATGGAGGCAGGAGTGGGAGAAAGGTGTCCAGGTCCCTGTAAGCCCCCAGTCCATTCCTCAGCCCATGACCAG GGTattagcagaaaaaggaaaggaGGTCATGTTCATCAGACCTAAGAAGCTGATCCGGACATCAGGCTCAGAGGCGCTGGGCTATGTGGACATCCGAACACTGGCAGAGGGGATGTGCCGCTATGACCTGAACGAAGAAGACGTGGCTTGGCTGCAGATCATAAACGAGGAATTTGCACAGATGG CTCTGCCGCTGCTAGATGAGAACACAATGGAACGAGTTATGGAGGAGTTTGAACACTGCTGTCACGAAAACATGACGCACGCTATGGAGACGGAGGAGGGGCTGGGCATCGAGTACGACGAGGACGTGGTGTGTGACGTTTGTCAGTCGCCAGATGGAGAGGACAACAATGAGATGGTGTTCTGCGATAAGTGTAACATCTGTGTTCATCAG GCGTGTTACGGCATCCAGAAAGTCCCTAAAGGCAGCTGGCTGTGTAGGATCTGTGCACTTGGCATCCTCCCAAAGTGCCAGTTATGTCCTAAGAAGGGCGGAGCCATGAAGCCAACCAGAAGTGGAACCAAGTGGGTTCATGTCAGCTGTGCCTTGTGGATCCCAGAG GTGAGCATTGGGAATCCAGAGAAGATGGAGCCGATCACCAATGTGTCCCACATTCCCAGCAATAGATGGGCTCTGATCTGCTGTCTGTGTAAGGAGAAGACAGGAGCCTGCATACAG TGCTCTGCAAAAAACTGCAGGACTGCCTTCCATGTGACCTGTGCTCTCCATGCCAACCTGGAAATGAACACCATCCTTACTGAGGACGACGAGGTCAAGTTCAAATCGTACTGCCCCAAACACTCTGGGATCCAAGGTACCGAACCTAACCACCACGACTCGGGGGACGAGGAGGAGAAGGTGGAGGCGAGAGATCGGAAAGAGAGGGTGGACAGCGATCAGGAGGAGCTGAACAGCCGCCAGCAGGAGAAGAGGGTCAACCTTCGCAAGCTGAAGCTGCAGGAGATGGAAGAAGAGTTCTACCAGTTTGTGGATGTAGAGGAGGTGGCCAAAAACCTGAAGCTTCCAGCGGAGGTAGTCGACTTCGTCTACCAGTACTGGAAGCTGAAACGCAAAGCCAACTTTAACCAGCAGCTCCTCACTCCGAAGAAAGACGAAGAGGAGAGCCTGGCTCGCCATGAGCAGGAGGTGCTGCTGCGCCGCCTGCAGCTCTTCACCCACCTTAGACAGGACCTGGAGAGG GTCCGTAACCTGACCTACATGGTGACCCGGAGAGAGAAGCTGAAGCGCTCGTTGTGTAAAGTCCAGGAACAGATTTTCCAGCACCAGGTCCGACTGCTTGACCACGAGCTGCTCAACG GTGATCCCTCTGCAAAGGACCTAGAGAACCTGTTGACCCTGGGTTCTTTATCCTCTCATGGTACCCAGTCTGGCTCCTCCTGCAGTAACTCCAGTCTAAAGAGCAAACGAAGCTTGCTGAAGCGGGAAAGGAGGAAAAGCTCGTCAGACTCACCAAATGTTCTCAAGAAGGACAATCAGTGCAACCTGCCGGAGAGTAAGGATCACAAAACCTCCCGAATCAAAGAGGCTGTGGCCACAGAGGCTGCAGGAGAAGCCAAAGTCCAGAAGTCTGAGGTCAGCGAGGAGAAGCCTGTCATAAAGCACCCGAAGCCCGAGGTTATCCAGGAACGGGCCTCCATCAAGTTGCACAAGCCTGAGAGCAGGAAGGGCCCCAGAAGAGAGGCTCCAGGACCGGAACATGAAGTGCTGACAAGCCACAAACAAGACCCAGAGCAAGAGGAGcgagggaggaagaggaggagtgaTGTGTCGGAGAGCTTCACCTGCCAGCTGAAGAACAAGTTCAGCTCCAAACATCTGGATAAAACCGTGTCTATCAGGCTGGTTGACATCAGGAACTCTGACTCCGACGAGTATTTATTTGATGATGGGATGGCCAGGAGGAGCCGCACTTCACAGGAGGTGACTCCCAACACTAAGTTTAAGGCGGGCATGGTTTCAGACTCCTCCAAAACCAACAGCTGGCTCAGAAAATCCTTGGACAGCAGTTCCCACGCCCCTAACGGATCTGTGTCCGGACATCTGAAAGGCTGGGGGAGGTTCCGAATCCCAAAGAGGACCACGTTAAAGGAGCAGGAGCGGGAGGATCTGGAGCAAAGCAACTCCCTGCTCAAACCGCTCCCCAACACGCCAGGCCCAGCGTACCCCAGAACGCGGCTCCGCACGGTACCGGAGGCCGAGGGCTACAGCCCTGACTCGAAAGCAGCTGAAGGTGAGCTGGAGCCCTGCCTCAAGCGGTGCCACTCCCACGAGCTGAGGGGCGACTCCTCTCTGGGGCGCCGCTACGGCTCTGACATTATCCGCCGAGGCGTGCTGGCCTCCTGA
- the jade1 gene encoding protein Jade-1 isoform X5, whose amino-acid sequence MPELHRQKMMKRSRHPSSSDDSDNGRRKQKERKKGKKRTRVKAKQRDSISVRDRTESRNKRHVWTFEDILAGNSTCWSQHSSQHRRGSGQKPSEVFRTDLITAMKLHDSYQLNPEDYYVLADPWRQEWEKGVQVPVSPQSIPQPMTRVLAEKGKEVMFIRPKKLIRTSGSEALGYVDIRTLAEGMCRYDLNEEDVAWLQIINEEFAQMALPLLDENTMERVMEEFEHCCHENMTHAMETEEGLGIEYDEDVVCDVCQSPDGEDNNEMVFCDKCNICVHQACYGIQKVPKGSWLCRICALGILPKCQLCPKKGGAMKPTRSGTKWVHVSCALWIPEVSIGNPEKMEPITNVSHIPSNRWALICCLCKEKTGACIQCSAKNCRTAFHVTCALHANLEMNTILTEDDEVKFKSYCPKHSGIQGTEPNHHDSGDEEEKVEARDRKERVDSDQEELNSRQQEKRVNLRKLKLQEMEEEFYQFVDVEEVAKNLKLPAEVVDFVYQYWKLKRKANFNQQLLTPKKDEEESLARHEQEVLLRRLQLFTHLRQDLERVRNLTYMVTRREKLKRSLCKVQEQIFQHQVRLLDHELLNGDPSAKDLENLLTLGSLSSHGTQSGSSCSNSSLKSKRSLLKRERRKSSSDSPNVLKKDNQCNLPESKDHKTSRIKEAVATEAAGEAKVQKSEVSEEKPVIKHPKPEVIQERASIKLHKPESRKGPRREAPGPEHEVLTSHKQDPEQEERGRKRRSDVSESFTCQLKNKFSSKHLDKTVSIRLVDIRNSDSDEYLFDDGMARRSRTSQEVTPNTKFKAGMVSDSSKTNSWLRKSLDSSSHAPNGSVSGHLKGWGRFRIPKRTTLKEQEREDLEQSNSLLKPLPNTPGPAYPRTRLRTVPEAEGYSPDSKAAEGELEPCLKRCHSHELRGDSSLGRRYGSDIIRRGVLAS is encoded by the exons GACGTAAACAAAAAGAGAGGAAGAAGGGCAAGAAACGGACAAGGGTAAAAGCAAAGCAAAGGGACAGCATCAGTGTGAGAGACAGGACAGAGAGTAGAAACAAGAGGCATGTTTGGACCTTTGAAGACATCCTGGCAG GTAATTCAACCTGCTGGTCTCAGCATTCATCACAGCACCGGAGGGGAAGCGGGCAGAAACCCTCTGAG gtttttaggACAGACTTGATCACAGCTATGAAACTGCACGACTCGTATCAACTGAATCCTGAGGATTACTACGTCCTGGCTGATCCATGGAGGCAGGAGTGGGAGAAAGGTGTCCAGGTCCCTGTAAGCCCCCAGTCCATTCCTCAGCCCATGACCAG GGTattagcagaaaaaggaaaggaGGTCATGTTCATCAGACCTAAGAAGCTGATCCGGACATCAGGCTCAGAGGCGCTGGGCTATGTGGACATCCGAACACTGGCAGAGGGGATGTGCCGCTATGACCTGAACGAAGAAGACGTGGCTTGGCTGCAGATCATAAACGAGGAATTTGCACAGATGG CTCTGCCGCTGCTAGATGAGAACACAATGGAACGAGTTATGGAGGAGTTTGAACACTGCTGTCACGAAAACATGACGCACGCTATGGAGACGGAGGAGGGGCTGGGCATCGAGTACGACGAGGACGTGGTGTGTGACGTTTGTCAGTCGCCAGATGGAGAGGACAACAATGAGATGGTGTTCTGCGATAAGTGTAACATCTGTGTTCATCAG GCGTGTTACGGCATCCAGAAAGTCCCTAAAGGCAGCTGGCTGTGTAGGATCTGTGCACTTGGCATCCTCCCAAAGTGCCAGTTATGTCCTAAGAAGGGCGGAGCCATGAAGCCAACCAGAAGTGGAACCAAGTGGGTTCATGTCAGCTGTGCCTTGTGGATCCCAGAG GTGAGCATTGGGAATCCAGAGAAGATGGAGCCGATCACCAATGTGTCCCACATTCCCAGCAATAGATGGGCTCTGATCTGCTGTCTGTGTAAGGAGAAGACAGGAGCCTGCATACAG TGCTCTGCAAAAAACTGCAGGACTGCCTTCCATGTGACCTGTGCTCTCCATGCCAACCTGGAAATGAACACCATCCTTACTGAGGACGACGAGGTCAAGTTCAAATCGTACTGCCCCAAACACTCTGGGATCCAAGGTACCGAACCTAACCACCACGACTCGGGGGACGAGGAGGAGAAGGTGGAGGCGAGAGATCGGAAAGAGAGGGTGGACAGCGATCAGGAGGAGCTGAACAGCCGCCAGCAGGAGAAGAGGGTCAACCTTCGCAAGCTGAAGCTGCAGGAGATGGAAGAAGAGTTCTACCAGTTTGTGGATGTAGAGGAGGTGGCCAAAAACCTGAAGCTTCCAGCGGAGGTAGTCGACTTCGTCTACCAGTACTGGAAGCTGAAACGCAAAGCCAACTTTAACCAGCAGCTCCTCACTCCGAAGAAAGACGAAGAGGAGAGCCTGGCTCGCCATGAGCAGGAGGTGCTGCTGCGCCGCCTGCAGCTCTTCACCCACCTTAGACAGGACCTGGAGAGG GTCCGTAACCTGACCTACATGGTGACCCGGAGAGAGAAGCTGAAGCGCTCGTTGTGTAAAGTCCAGGAACAGATTTTCCAGCACCAGGTCCGACTGCTTGACCACGAGCTGCTCAACG GTGATCCCTCTGCAAAGGACCTAGAGAACCTGTTGACCCTGGGTTCTTTATCCTCTCATGGTACCCAGTCTGGCTCCTCCTGCAGTAACTCCAGTCTAAAGAGCAAACGAAGCTTGCTGAAGCGGGAAAGGAGGAAAAGCTCGTCAGACTCACCAAATGTTCTCAAGAAGGACAATCAGTGCAACCTGCCGGAGAGTAAGGATCACAAAACCTCCCGAATCAAAGAGGCTGTGGCCACAGAGGCTGCAGGAGAAGCCAAAGTCCAGAAGTCTGAGGTCAGCGAGGAGAAGCCTGTCATAAAGCACCCGAAGCCCGAGGTTATCCAGGAACGGGCCTCCATCAAGTTGCACAAGCCTGAGAGCAGGAAGGGCCCCAGAAGAGAGGCTCCAGGACCGGAACATGAAGTGCTGACAAGCCACAAACAAGACCCAGAGCAAGAGGAGcgagggaggaagaggaggagtgaTGTGTCGGAGAGCTTCACCTGCCAGCTGAAGAACAAGTTCAGCTCCAAACATCTGGATAAAACCGTGTCTATCAGGCTGGTTGACATCAGGAACTCTGACTCCGACGAGTATTTATTTGATGATGGGATGGCCAGGAGGAGCCGCACTTCACAGGAGGTGACTCCCAACACTAAGTTTAAGGCGGGCATGGTTTCAGACTCCTCCAAAACCAACAGCTGGCTCAGAAAATCCTTGGACAGCAGTTCCCACGCCCCTAACGGATCTGTGTCCGGACATCTGAAAGGCTGGGGGAGGTTCCGAATCCCAAAGAGGACCACGTTAAAGGAGCAGGAGCGGGAGGATCTGGAGCAAAGCAACTCCCTGCTCAAACCGCTCCCCAACACGCCAGGCCCAGCGTACCCCAGAACGCGGCTCCGCACGGTACCGGAGGCCGAGGGCTACAGCCCTGACTCGAAAGCAGCTGAAGGTGAGCTGGAGCCCTGCCTCAAGCGGTGCCACTCCCACGAGCTGAGGGGCGACTCCTCTCTGGGGCGCCGCTACGGCTCTGACATTATCCGCCGAGGCGTGCTGGCCTCCTGA